GTCGTGCCGGGTATGAAGAGCGCTGGTTGGGGCAGGATCATTAATATAATTTCTGCCTCGGTAAAAACCCCTCTTAGGGGACTTGGTGTTTCTAATACTATTCGTGGCGCTGTAGCAAGCTGGGCTAAAACTCTATCGCTTGAACTGGGGCCTTTTGGTATCACCGTAAATAATGTGCTGCCATCTACATCTATGACAGCACGACTGGAGTCACTTATTCAGAGCCGGGCCGAAAACGAAGGGAAGAGTACGGAGGAGGTTGAGGAAGATATGATTAAAGAGATCCCCGTCGGGAGGATTGGTACGGCTGAAGATGTGGCTGTTGCCGTTGCCTTTCTTGCTTCGCCCGCGGCGGGTTATATAAATGGGATCAATCTTCCGGTAGATGGGGGCAAAACCCCGTCCCTCTAAGCTTAGACTGCTAGTGATTGCCGATTAAATTCCATAAAGCATGGAATACTATGGCTGGAAGGATGTTTTCTGAACGTTCTTTAAGCAAGGCTGCGATGATTCCTGTAAAGAATGAAAGTAGTATTCTGACCAGGTTGATCTGCAGGTGTAATCCGTCCTGAAGAACAAAGCCCTGTGTGAGCCCAAAAAGAAGTGAACTTATCAGTACTCCCCAGCTGAGGCTAAAACCAAACGTATCTTCTTTTGAAGTAAAGACCTTGTTTAAAAGAGCCAGAAGGATGCCTCGAAAGATAATTTCGTCGCTAATAGCGGAGAGACTACCCTGGAAAAGAACGGTTTCTGTGTTAAAGTTAGAAGAGGTGGA
The window above is part of the Arcticibacter tournemirensis genome. Proteins encoded here:
- a CDS encoding CPBP family intramembrane glutamic endopeptidase, encoding MAKRNWEKSDRRIIAVFFVLFLLWSVLTTGLSGIRLFETQQWNWTGKLITLLLGLFFIYRSKLLSNKETGLRVRFTQGSFKPVVILLLAAVALRAGIYFAFQSTSSNFNTETVLFQGSLSAISDEIIFRGILLALLNKVFTSKEDTFGFSLSWGVLISSLLFGLTQGFVLQDGLHLQINLVRILLSFFTGIIAALLKERSENILPAIVFHALWNLIGNH
- a CDS encoding SDR family oxidoreductase; the encoded protein is MNTDLTGKRALVCGSTQGIGKASAIELASMGASITLVARDEEKLKEVIRLLPVDDTETHNYLVADFNNPDQLRQELDHFLKEHPVDILVNNTGGPKGGQAIDADVQEYIQAFSNHVVCNQILATAVVPGMKSAGWGRIINIISASVKTPLRGLGVSNTIRGAVASWAKTLSLELGPFGITVNNVLPSTSMTARLESLIQSRAENEGKSTEEVEEDMIKEIPVGRIGTAEDVAVAVAFLASPAAGYINGINLPVDGGKTPSL